The following DNA comes from Streptomyces sp. TLI_235.
GAGGAGGTTGCCGCGGCCTGCGGCGACCATGGCGGTGTCGTCGAAGACGACGTGCAGGCCGCTCACCGGCCCTGTGCCTGGGCCAGGCGGCGGTCGAGCTCGGCGTCCAGCTCCTCGGTGCGCGCGGCGTCCGGGTCGTAGCCGTTCCAGGCGTGCAGGCGCTGACGGGCCTGCGCGGCGCGTTCCGCGCGTTCGGCGGGGGTGAGCAGCGTGTTGGCGAGGCGGGCCAGGTAGGCGCGCAGGGACAGGTGCTCGGCGGCGGCGATCTCGGCGAGGCGGTCGCGGGCCTCGGCGGGGATCCGCACGTTGGCGTCGGCCATGGGGCAGGTTCCTTCCACTCGCCCACCAGGATACGGGTACGCACCCGTACCCGTCCCAGTGTTCCTGTTGGTGGTGTGTCGGCCCGCCGCCGGGTGGTCGGCGGGAAGGAGGGCCTGAGGGTGCCGGGTGAGGTGAGGACCGGTGTGGAGCTGGTCGGTGCCGTCGCGGTGTGCACGCTCGCCGGCGACCTCCACCAGCACGAACTCATCCTCTTTCTCCCGGCCCGAGCACGCCTCGGGTATCTCCGCTGTCCAGGTATGCCAGAACACGGCACGGGCGCGCCCGGAAACACCCGAACCAGTGACCGGCCGCCCGCGCTCCACGCCGCCCCTACCGACCCCGTCACCTCGCACCGGTTCGGGGGTGAGAAGATCGACGCGGCTCCCGGGGTTCATGCCATTGTCTCCCCGGGAGCCACTCGCATCTCCGCCCCGACATCTCGTCAGCACCCGGTCCGGACACCGGCGCGGCGCGGACTGCCGGGCGGCCCGGGGAGCGGCGGCCGCGGGACGGGACCGCTACCGGGCCGCCCCGGCACGGGCACCTTGTCCGCCGGCGGCCGGGCCAGATGCCTCGAGGGCTGCGCGGGCCCGCACCAGCAGGGCCATGGCGCAGCGCAGGTGGCGGCAGGCGACGGCAGCAGGGTGCCGCGGAAGCGGTCGGCCGCCTGGAGTTCGCCGGCGGCCTCCTGCAGCAGCGCGGCGGCGGCGCGGATCGGCTCGCCGCGGGTGCTGGCCCGGTACTCCCCCGCCAGGGCTGCGGCGGTGCGGGCGAGTTCGCCGGTCCCCGGGTCGTCCAGCGGATCGGCGCCGAAGTACGCCAGCAGGGCCGCCAGTTGGGCCAGGGAATCGTCCCCGTGTCTCGTCCACCACACGCTCACGCCGCGATCATGCACCATCACGTGGCGTGAGGGTCGGCCCCCCGAAGCCCTGCACAGCGCTCCCGCGGGGGCGGCCGGTCTCCGCGGCCGGCCGCCCCCGGGGATCGGCTGCGCGGCCGCGGACGGTCCGGACGCCGGGGTGCGGCATTGCCGGACGGCGCGGCCGCGGGGCGCAGCCGGAGGTCGCCCCCGAGTGGGGTGGCGGGGCGGCGCCCGGTCCAACGACCGCACGCCGGCCGAAGACACTCCGCCGGGCGGGCCGGTCCTGCCGTCCGCGTCCTCAGCGCTGCAACCACCAGATGGCGGCGCTGACGGCAGCAGCGCCGACCGCGCCGGCGGCGCCCTTGAGGGCGTGGACCGCGATGAGGCGGCCGTATCGGCGGATCCACCGGGGCGTCCGGCGGGTTTGCGCAGGTCGACGGCCAGTAGGCTGCATGTGAGTTTCCTTGTCTCTCAACGTGTGGGCACGGCGGCTCATCGAAGGGGTCCACGCGGCCACGCCGGCAAGCACCGGCCGCGCGGGCCCCTTTTCGATGGTCATTCACTTCGCACATACGGCATGTATCTACGGACTTTCAATTACCAGACACGTGAATCACCCTAGTGTCGCAATGGATTTGCTTGTCTGATGCCGGAGTTGAGGCCACCTCACCTGTAGTGATACGCCACCGGGCGCGTCCGGAAATGAGACTCGAAGCCCGTTGTCGAGCACCTGCCGCAGGAACCTTCTCCTCAATGCAGATCCTGACGCAGGAGATCGACAGCAATGCTGGAACAAATGCACCATTTCACACAAAGCTGGGCATAACGCCCCGGGTGAAGTGCAGAACTCACCCGCACGGCTATTCGCGGCAAAGAGACAGCGCGGCCACTCGCCACGGGACATGAACGTGGCGCCCGGGGACCCGTACTCGGTCCACCGGCCCGACACGGCGGCCGGCGGCCGGGCTCGTGGACCCATAGACGGCGCGCAGTGCACCAACGGCCCGGGAAGCCGACGCCACCGGCCCCGGCAGCCCTCGGCAGCCGGGGCCGGCCGGAGTGTCCACCATCGGGAGTTCCGCTCCGGGCGCTCGGCTGTTTCCCGGTCAGGCTGGCCGGCGCATTCGTGTCCGGCCTCCTCGGGTGGTGACACGAGCGCAGCTGCCACGCAGGACGCGGCCGTCCCCGGCCAGGCCCGCGGCAGGGCGCGGTCACCTGAAAGAGGGCTGACTGGCGGAAGCGGTCGGCGGGCATGCGAACAGCGGCGGCGGGGCCACTCTCCCAGGGCCGGGCGGCCTGCCGGAGGAGACCGGCCACGGAGCCGTGGAGGAGCGATCGACAACCGCCAGGCCAGCGGGCTGACGGGCGATCAGAGAGAGAAAGCTTGGTGAGGGGCGGCGGATTCGGTGACCTCGCATCGTCTTCATGGGTGAGCGCATCAGATGGGCGCTCTTGGACCCGGCCCCCGTGCCGGGGGCCACAGGAGAAAGGGCGCACCGTGAACGATCACGTTGCCCTGACGGAAACGCCGGACACCGACTCGGAGTCGATCCACTCCGAGGAGGTCCGGCTCCTCCTCCCGCACCAGGCACGTGCGGGAGGAGATGAGAACCAGGAGCCGGAGCAGCTCGGCCCCGACGAGGAGTCGGTGCGCGAGTTCGCCGAGTTCGTCGCCCGGACGGACAAGAAGATGTTCCGGCGTGCCTACGTCCTGTGTGGCAATCAGGTCCTGGCCCAGGACCTGATGCAGGACGCCTACCGGAAGTTCTGGGCGAACTGGGACGGCTACTACCGCAAGGTGATGGTGGCTGGCTCGAAGGCCGAGACGAACCTGACGCTGAGCGCCGTGGAGAGCGCCTTCACGGACCACTTCAGGAAATTCTCGAACCAGAAGGAGAACGCGGACGAGATGGCGCACGAGGACCGCGACAGCGGCCACCTCGTCGACGTCGAGGTCATGCGGGAGCTGGTGTTCCACGAGGTGCGCACGGCAGTGAGCGGGCTGGAGGTCGACCTGCGTGAGGTCGTCGTCGCCGTGTACTTCGAGGAGCGGTCGCTGTCCGCGGCGGCCCGCAGGCTCGACATCTCCGAAAGCACGGCCCGCCGCCGCCACCAGCGGGCTCTGAAGGTCCTCCGGGATGTCCTGGAGAACCGGACCTGACGGTCCTCCGAGGTCTCTCGGAAGACCTGATCTAGAGGAAGGACAGGTCATGGAAGGCGTCGAAGAGCGTCTTTGCCTGGCCGCCGAACACCTCGACGCCGTGGTCGCCCGCTTCGACTCGGAGACGTTCATGTCCAAGCTCTTCGCCGACTTGAACATCTCCGTCCCCGACGCGGTTGGGTCTGGACGGGGCAACCCGTCCGGACCTGCGGCCCGCGGCCGCCAACCGTAACTCTGCTGGTCGGGGAGCCTGACGGTTCCCCGACCAGCAGGGTCGCGCGAAGGAGAGGTTCGGCGCCAGCCCCGGGCCCGCGCAAGCGGGCCTAGCACCACCCAGCACCACCTCTGCCGGATCAGCAGAGCGTCCAAGCAGCCCATCACCGACACGCTCACCGCACGGCGGTACAAGCCGCCGGAACGACAAGGAGAGGCATGCGCTATCAGCAGTCCCGTCCCAGCCAGTGAAGGAGGAAGCATGGTGCCCTGACAGCGGCTCCAGCGTGATCGTCCAACGCTGGAGAGCATTGGAAATGCCATCCCCGCCGGCTTTGCCGACAGGTTCCCCTAGGGGGACGGGACCTGCGGCGTCCAGGCGGGCGGTTCTCACCCGGGAATGTTCACGGCCAGGTACGGCCTGAGCGCCAGCCTCGGTGAGAGACCGATGGCCCGGTAGGGCCGGGATGGGAGTTCCAATGTCCCGCGGCTGCGCGGGTTAGCAGGAGAGGCCCTGGTCGGTATGTGCCGACCAGGGCCTCTTCTCGTTCACGGCGGCGGATCCGGACGCCCTGCGCCGTCTGTCAGAACAGGGGCGCCACCAGGGCGCCCGGGAGGGAAGAGAAACCCGATCATGGCCCACCGCTTCACAGGGCTGCGCCGCATGCTGACCGACCCGGCCACCGTGCCGGGCGCGATCACCCTCGGCGTCGCCTCCGGACTTATCGTCCTCGGCGTCGACATCGCCCTGCACGAGACCGTCCTCGCCCCGCTGCCGCGCACGGTCGTCGAGGCTCCCAGCACCGTCGTAGTGCCGGCACCGGACAACCACCCGCACCTGGGCGGCCCGGACTCAGCCCCGCCGTACTGCGGCGCCGTGTAGCACCGAGTCACCAGAGCCCGGCGCCACAGGCGGAGAGAAGCAGAGATGCCCCGCCCTGGACCTGGGCCCGCCAGTGGCGCGCCGATGGCACCGGTCGCAGCGGGCAACCGGCGCCATCGAGCCCTACGGAGGGCCGGTGCCGGAGTCCCGGCACCGGCCCCCGAGCAGTCACCGTCAAGGCAGGGAGTCGACCCTGCCGAACAGCCGGGTCGCATGGGCGATCGTGTCTGCTCCGGTGCGGCCGGGTGACGTGGGTTGGGCGCCCACAGGCCGAAGGGAGATCACATGGTCTGCCCTGGGGCGGGGCCAGCTCGGCGGTCCTGCCTGTCGTGGTGGCGTGTGTCGGACGGGCTACGCCTTGCACTGCTGCGGTCTCGCCGGGTTGTGTCGCCCAGGCTCGTACGGTCATCCACTTGAAGATCGTGTAGCAGTTGGATGCGCTCCTCGAGCCGGGTTCGGTGGTAGAGCTCGAGCGCCTCAGAGAGGTGCTGCCATTCGGGCACGTGCGGATCATCGGGTCGGGGGCCGAGGGGGTGTGTGGAGGTCACTGCCTGGGTCAGGCGCCAGCGTTCACAGGCTGCGACGAGCGAGCGGTACAAGTGCTGTTGGTCAATGTCGTGCGGGTCCGGGGGTCGGGTATGTGCCGCACCCATTCCGCGGCTGTGGCGGCAGCGGCCAGTTCTGCTTCTTCCGCGTCATCACTGGGGGATGGCGGTTCTGCTGGCACCAGAACCGTGCCCGGCGCGTGGTGGCTGGTGCGGTTGGCATGACTGGTGATGCGGACGTCGAGTTGCTGCCATGCTGCGGCGGCGGCAACGTCGGTGGGCTCTGGTCCGATGCCTGGTGCGCGCTCAGGCACGTGGTGAAGGGTTCGCAAGGCTTCGGCGAGAGCGGCGGTGCGTTCCCAGCGTGTCCGCGTCGCTTCTCCGGCGTCGGCTGTCGGCACGGGGCCCAGGGCGTGCGTCCACATGGGAGGGGCTGCGGCGAGTTGGTTGCCGCGGATGGTCAGGTGGTCGTCGATGGCCTGGCGGCGCTGCTGCAGGTGACGGCGCCAGGCGGCGGGTGTCAGCGGGTCGCGGAGTGCGCCGGTGGGGGCCAGCCACTGCGGGAGGTCGTCGTCGGTGTCAGAGGTGCGGGCTGGTCGTTCCGACGATCGGTTGCGAAGCCTGGTCTCGAGGTCGAGGCGGGCAGCGTTGATCACCGCGTGCCGGGAGTCTTGTCGCGCGGTGTCGAGGCGGTCGTGGGCAGCCGACCGCAGCGCGTGGTGGTGGGCGCTGGAGAGTTGCCTGGACAGAGCGGCCTGACGGCGCTGTTCGTCCTCGCGGGTACGATCCTTCGGGTTCATCGCTGTACGGAGATGCTGTTCTTCGTGAAGTGCCGTGAGGGTGGCCTCGCCGGTGGTCGGTCGGCCCGAACGGGCGGTAGCCAGCTGCTCTGCGGACAGATGTCCGTGGGGGCGGTGGGGCCAGGCCGGCCGGGTTCGGCCTTCCACGGTGATCGGGGCGGGCAGACGGCCGAGTTCTTCCTGCGCCGCACCGAGTTCGGCGAGAGCCGCGGCGCGGCGGTCGACGGCACGGCGTCGAAGGAATCGGCATTGGGAGTAGCTGAGTGGACGGTCGGGGTGGGCTGTGCGGGTGGTGCTCGCCGCCCCTGCGGGGTTGCGAAGCAGGTCGAAGATGGGCTGATGGGGGTTCGCGTGGTGGGCCAGTGCGATCGCATCGCAGGGAGCGATGCCTGCTGCTTCGGCGCCGGCCATGAACGCGATCGCGGAGGCCGGGATCTCCTGGGTGGCCAGGTCCCGGCCGGCGTTCCCCAGGACGGTGTGGAATGCGTTTCGATACCGCTGTTCGTCGGCGCGTGCGCTGACGTCCGCGTACTCGGCGACGAGCCGTGCGATGCCCTGGGCCTCTTGCTGTGAGGTGCCGATGGTCTGGCGGGCGGTGGGCTCCTGGTCCGTGCTGGTGGCGATGCGGCGGAGCGCAGCGTCGAGCGTCTCACCGTGGTTCAGGGCGACATACAGGTGGTTGGCGTGCCGTCCGCGGGTGGCGGCTACGTACGCGGCCTCGCGGCTGAGACCGGAGGTGAGGACGGCGTGCAGGGTGTCGACGGTCATGCCCTGGATCCGGTGGACGGTGGCGGCGTAGCCGAGTTCGGTGTGGTGGGCGAGATAGGTGGCGGGCAGGGTGAGGCGGCCGCCATGCTGGGTGTGGCGCACGACGGCACCGCCCGTTGCCGTCCGGGATTCGACGGTCCAGGTGTCTCCGTTCTTCACGAAGTCCTTGCCTCTCAGGCAGGTGCGGCGGCGGTCGTTCCGGCGGGTCACGACGGTGTCGCCGATGTGGGCTTCGTGCCCGTCGCTCAAGGGGAGTCGGTGATCCGGTGCCTGGAGTTCGCCTGCTGCCAAGCGGAGTTTTTGGGCGCGGGAGTTGAGGGCGGATGCCGTCTCGCGGGTGGGGGCTGCGAGGACGGAGGTGCGCCCGGCGGCCAGGTCCGTCTGCCAGGCGGCGAGCGCGGCGTCAAGCATGTCGTTCACAGGCCCGCCGCGCAGGCGCTGCTGTGTCCGGTACCAGGTGAAGGCCTCGCCGGGGTCTCCGTCTCGCAGCCGCAGCGAGGCGTCCCTCTCGCCGGGGGTGAGGAAGCGGTGGACGGCGGTGAGGTGGACGGCGCCGACCTCGCTCTGCAGCAGGCGCAGCACTCCGCCGGACTCCACGGAGGCGAGTTGGGCAGGGTCGCCCACCAGGCGGACGTGTGCCCCGGCGGTCGTGGCTCTGGCCACGACCGTGGCCAGGTGGAGGGTCGAGGCCATGCCGGCTTCGTCGATGATCACTGTGTCGCCGGGCCTGAGGGTCTCGGCTTCGTCGCGGGGCCGCTTTCCGGTGCCGGCGGATTGTTGGCGATGCAGCCAGTGGTGGATCGTGTGGGCGGGTCCGGCGAGTTCCTCGCCGAGCACGTGCGCGGCACGGGCGGAGGGTGCGAGCGCGACAACGCGCCGCCCGGCCGCCGTCAGGGCGGCGACCGCAAGTCGCAGGGCGGTGGTCTTTCCCGCCCCGGCCGGGCCGATCGCCGCGATGAGTTGCTGTGAGCCGGTGGCGAACGCGCGTGCCAGCGCGATCTGTCCCGCGTCCAGGCGTCCGTCGAACCGGAACCGCTGGTACTCGAAGGTGGCCGAGGTGCACGGCGGGGGCTGGACGGTGCGGGCGGCGGCAACGATGGCGTCCTCCGCGGCCAGCAGAGCGGGGGTGGTGTAGAGCTGTGCTCCGCGGTGGCGGTAGACACTGGTGCCGTCCGCTCGCTGCAGCTCGGGCAGGGGCGTGGCGAGGTCCGGCGGAGTCAGGTCCAGGCAGAGCCGTGCCGTCGCGTAGTCGGTGATCTGCTCGGCCCAGTCGGACGGCGTGAGCGTGCCGCGTCCGGCGCGGGTGATCTGCCGGTTCGCCTCGGCCCGCAGGTGATGGCGGGCGAACACCGCGCGGTGGGCGGAGACGGCTTCCACAACGGCGTTCGCCAGAGCGGCCACGTCGACGCGCGGGGCCTCGATGTCGGCCCGCGGGCCGACCTTCTCCGCCCCGGAGGACTGCTCCGGGGCCGAGTGTGCCAGCCCGGCCGCGAGTCGGCGGGCCGCGGACCGGGCACTGGCAAGAAGGCCGTCGACCGCCTCCTGACCGAAGGTGTCGATCGCGCGCTCACGCCACTGGGACCTCAGGTCCGCCAGGGGCAGTACCTGCTTCTTCGCCGGCCGTGTCTCGAGAGTGGCACGCTTCGCGAGTTTGATGCGGGTTGCCTGCCCCGGCTCCTTGCCGTGCTCAGCACGGTGCGTGTCCGTCAGTTGCTCCAGGCGATCCCGGATCGCGTGTGAGCGCCGCGTCACCACCTCGACCATGTCGTCGCTGATGCCTGCGATCTCCATGACCGGGCGGCGGCCACCCGGTGTGGGCCGTTCCTCGGCCCGAAGGCCCAGAGCGGTGCAGGTCCGGTGCATCATCTCGGCGTTGTAGACCTCCGAGGCCGTGACGGTCTGGGCCAGCAGATGCCGACCGTCGATGGCCCGCCACTTGCCCTGGGGGTTCTGCACCTTGTTCGCCACGAGGATGTGGTCGTGGAGGCCCGGATCACCGGCCCGGGAGTCGAAGTGGCGGAACTTCACGCCGATCAGGCCGGTGGTGACGTCGTGCTGCGCGATGCCGTTCGTCCCGCTGCGGGTGGCGAGCGCGTGGTCCTCGATCCAGCGGATCGTCATGGCGACCGAGTGGTCGTGACACTGCTCGACGGCCCTGCGGGTCGCCTCGTCCCCCAGGGCCCAGAGCAGCACGATGGAGGGCGGCGCCTGGGCGACGAAGTGCCAGGCGGCGACCGGCTGCCGGGCCGGAGCGGAGCGCCGGCGGACGAACCGCGCGAGCTCCTTGGCATCCGACGGCTCCCTCCCGAACTCGGTGCGGAACGCGATCGCGCCCTCCTCCGCCCGTATGAGGCGGCGCTCGCTCTCAGTGGGCGGTTGGTCGTGCTGGGCCTCGAACGCGGTGACACGCGCCTCGATGCGCCGGGCGAGGTCGGTCGGACTCTGGCCGAATCCGTAGTACGAGGTGCCCAGCCGGACAGCCTGAAGCGTCTTCTTCACGCTGGCTCCCGCGCGCAGCAGGTCGGCCGTCATGTCGTCCGCCAGCGGATGCAACCCCTCCCCGAACAGGGCCAGCATCTGTGCCTCAGTCACTGCGCCGTGGACACCGAGAAGCGCCGCTGCGCGGCCCACCCACACTCCTGGTGGCAGGCCTGCGTCCTGGTGGTAGTCCGCGAGTTCCGGGCCACGCGGGCGCGGCTGATCGCCCGAAGCAATCTGCCGCTCGAAGTAGAGGTATCCGCCCCCCGGCGTCATCTTGCTCACGCCGAGCACAGGACTGCGCCCTTCGCTTCGCGCACTGGCATGCAAAAGGTGTTGTGAAGTCCGTGGTCCCGCGGAGGCGTTTCGGCCTGGTCCTGCATCGGCGTGCCTGTTCCCTTCGCCTGTGTGGCTCCTCCGGCGCGTTTGTGCGCCACGGCCACTCAAGGGAGTCGGGTCCAGGAGCGGGAAGACAGGTTGGCCGCAGATCCCGCCGTGCGGGATCACCGGGCCCACTGGCCGTTGCGGCTCCCGTCGGGCGGGACGGCTGTCGCACTGTCGAGGTCGGCCCGGCATCAGGCCACGAGACGTCGCAGGACGCAGGTGGGACGGCGACGCATCCGCCCGAGGGCAGCAGCGGCGCGGAGCTGTCGCCCTACGGTCGCGCCACCAGTCCTGGCCGGCGGGGGCGGTAGCCACCACCCGCCAGCGGGGCAAGTCGGCCAGGTTCAGATCCAGCTACCCAGGCTGCGGACCCGGCCGGTGTCTGTCCTACCTCGCCCACGGTGCGGCCGGCGCAGTGCCAATCCGTTCCAGTGCCATCCTCTGGCCGTCGCCCATGGTCGCGATGCCTCTGCAGGTTGGGGCGGTGTGTGCGGTGCAGTTCGCACGGCTGCACCGGGCCGCACAGGCACGCGCACGGCACGCCGCTGCCACGCCTCGCGCTCTCGCACCTGGCGGAACACGCACGCCGAGAACAGCCGCCCACCTACTTGCGGACCTGCGGCTGCCGCAACGGCGGCTGCAGGTGGCACCCCCGCGGCCCTGGCTGCGGCGGCGAGCTGTCGCTGGTGGTGTTCCGGCGCGGCGGCGGGCGGTCCTGGCACCTGGCGAACGTGTGCCGCGCCTGCGCCGGGTCAATCCCCCAGGCGGCCCCGATCCCCTCCCCCACCGACGAACCCCGTCCAGCACCTCCGCCGTCGCCACCGGTCCGCAGACCCCGCGGCGGCGGAGAAGCCCACAGAGAAGCGCAGCAACGCGCGGCGGCACGGGCGGCACTCGGCTACACCGCGGCATCGCTGCCGACGAGTGTCAGTGCCGAGGCACGGCTGCTCGCGGTGGTGGTCGCCCTGCGGGTGCGGCCCAGCGGGTGGGCCGCTCTGCCCGGCGGGCTGCTGCGTTCGGTGCGGCTGCCGGAGCGGGCGGTGGACGAGCTCGCGGAGGCGGGCTGGTTGGAGGCCGCGGGGCCGGTGCGGTGCGGCCCGGGGGTGGTGGTGTCCGAGCTTGCGGGACGGTGGGGCGGGCTGCGGGCAGGCCAGTGGGCGCTGCGGACGCTCGCCCGGCCTGGTGTCGCTGCGCTGGAGGCCTCCAGACGGCTGGCTGTGCTGGCGGTGGCAGCGTGGGCGGGCGGGCCGTTCGTGCTGGACGCGGGGCAGGCAGCACGGTCGTGTGGTCTCTCGGTGGATCGGTTCGCCGCCTGGCTGCCGATGGT
Coding sequences within:
- a CDS encoding RNA polymerase sigma factor (sigma-70 family) yields the protein MNDHVALTETPDTDSESIHSEEVRLLLPHQARAGGDENQEPEQLGPDEESVREFAEFVARTDKKMFRRAYVLCGNQVLAQDLMQDAYRKFWANWDGYYRKVMVAGSKAETNLTLSAVESAFTDHFRKFSNQKENADEMAHEDRDSGHLVDVEVMRELVFHEVRTAVSGLEVDLREVVVAVYFEERSLSAAARRLDISESTARRRHQRALKVLRDVLENRT
- a CDS encoding conjugative relaxase-like TrwC/TraI family protein (manually curated) → MLGVSKMTPGGGYLYFERQIASGDQPRPRGPELADYHQDAGLPPGVWVGRAAALLGVHGAVTEAQMLALFGEGLHPLADDMTADLLRAGASVKKTLQAVRLGTSYYGFGQSPTDLARRIEARVTAFEAQHDQPPTESERRLIRAEEGAIAFRTEFGREPSDAKELARFVRRRSAPARQPVAAWHFVAQAPPSIVLLWALGDEATRRAVEQCHDHSVAMTIRWIEDHALATRSGTNGIAQHDVTTGLIGVKFRHFDSRAGDPGLHDHILVANKVQNPQGKWRAIDGRHLLAQTVTASEVYNAEMMHRTCTALGLRAEERPTPGGRRPVMEIAGISDDMVEVVTRRSHAIRDRLEQLTDTHRAEHGKEPGQATRIKLAKRATLETRPAKKQVLPLADLRSQWRERAIDTFGQEAVDGLLASARSAARRLAAGLAHSAPEQSSGAEKVGPRADIEAPRVDVAALANAVVEAVSAHRAVFARHHLRAEANRQITRAGRGTLTPSDWAEQITDYATARLCLDLTPPDLATPLPELQRADGTSVYRHRGAQLYTTPALLAAEDAIVAAARTVQPPPCTSATFEYQRFRFDGRLDAGQIALARAFATGSQQLIAAIGPAGAGKTTALRLAVAALTAAGRRVVALAPSARAAHVLGEELAGPAHTIHHWLHRQQSAGTGKRPRDEAETLRPGDTVIIDEAGMASTLHLATVVARATTAGAHVRLVGDPAQLASVESGGVLRLLQSEVGAVHLTAVHRFLTPGERDASLRLRDGDPGEAFTWYRTQQRLRGGPVNDMLDAALAAWQTDLAAGRTSVLAAPTRETASALNSRAQKLRLAAGELQAPDHRLPLSDGHEAHIGDTVVTRRNDRRRTCLRGKDFVKNGDTWTVESRTATGGAVVRHTQHGGRLTLPATYLAHHTELGYAATVHRIQGMTVDTLHAVLTSGLSREAAYVAATRGRHANHLYVALNHGETLDAALRRIATSTDQEPTARQTIGTSQQEAQGIARLVAEYADVSARADEQRYRNAFHTVLGNAGRDLATQEIPASAIAFMAGAEAAGIAPCDAIALAHHANPHQPIFDLLRNPAGAASTTRTAHPDRPLSYSQCRFLRRRAVDRRAAALAELGAAQEELGRLPAPITVEGRTRPAWPHRPHGHLSAEQLATARSGRPTTGEATLTALHEEQHLRTAMNPKDRTREDEQRRQAALSRQLSSAHHHALRSAAHDRLDTARQDSRHAVINAARLDLETRLRNRSSERPARTSDTDDDLPQWLAPTGALRDPLTPAAWRRHLQQRRQAIDDHLTIRGNQLAAAPPMWTHALGPVPTADAGEATRTRWERTAALAEALRTLHHVPERAPGIGPEPTDVAAAAAWQQLDVRITSHANRTSHHAPGTVLVPAEPPSPSDDAEEAELAAAATAAEWVRHIPDPRTRTTLTNSTCTARSSQPVNAGA